The Brassica napus cultivar Da-Ae chromosome C7, Da-Ae, whole genome shotgun sequence genome has a segment encoding these proteins:
- the BNAC07G36650D gene encoding protein HEAT-STRESS-ASSOCIATED 32, which translates to MAGHYRWKSFEENEDRPEKPRRYGVTEMRGPRYSVLSQNVLQEIFESMGQFVDGLKFSGGSNSLIPKSFIKQAIDMAHEHDVYVSTGDWAEHVLRSGGPSGFKEYIEECKQLGFDTIELNANSLEVPEDTLLRYVRMIKNGGLRAKPIFAVKFNKSDIPGRRNRAFGSYVVPEPRSSEFVEDIDLLIRKAERCLEAGADTIMIDADDVCNYADSIRADIIAKVIGRLGVEKTMFEASDAKLAEWFIKRYGPNVNLYVDHSQIMDLECLRGRHLGKDHKSVLSSSYFLF; encoded by the exons ATGGCGGGTCACTACAGATGGAAGAGTTTCGAGGAGAACGAAGACCGTCCGGAGAAGCCACGCCGTTACGGTGTAACGGAGATGCGAGGTCCTCGTTACTCCGTTCTCAGCCAGAACGTTCTTCAG GAAATATTTGAATCCATGGGGCAGTTTGTTGACGGGTTAAAGTTCTCGGGAGGCTCCAACAGTTTGATTCCAAAGTCATTCATCAAGCAAGCCATCGATATGGCTCATGAGCACGATGTGTATGTTAGTACTGGTGATTGGGCTGAACATGTTCTTCGTAGTGGTGGTCCTTCAGGTTTCAAAGAGTATATAGAG GAGTGTAAGCAGTTGGGGTTCGACACTATTGAGCTGAATGCAAATTCGCTTGAGGTTCCGGAGGACACTCTTCTACGATATGTTCGCATGATCAAGAACGGTGGTCTTAGAGCCAAACCAATCTTCGCTGTGAAGTTCAACAAGTCTGATATTCCTGGGAGGAGGAACAGGGCCTTTGGTTCCTATGTTGTTCCGGAGCCTCGATCAAGCG AGTTTGTTGAGGACATTGATCTCTTGATAAGAAAGGCAGAAAGGTGTTTGGAAGCCGGGGCAGACACCATTATGATTGATGCAGATGACGTATGCAATTACGCAGATTCTATCCGAGCAGACATAATTGCCAAAGTCATAGGACGTTTGGGAGTAGAGAAGACTATGTTTGAAGCATCTGATGCCAAGTTAGCTGAGTGGTTCATCAAACGTTACGGTCCAAAT gtgaaTCTCTATGTGGATCATTCTCAGATAATGGATCTGGAGTGCCTCCGTGGTCGTCATCTGGGTAAAGATCACAAGTCCGTTCTCAGTTCCTCCTACTTCTTGTTTTAA
- the LOC106420970 gene encoding cysteine-rich receptor-like protein kinase 29 isoform X1: MRIEEKKALTQKKKELQSSMECVRVIVFFACVLTFVPFHALAQVDIYVFGPKHICSNRGNFTVNSTFAGNLNRLISSLSSLTSQPYGFYNLTSGSGESAYAIGLCRREVKRDACLSCIQTAGTNLTEQCQRSKQAVIYFTHCMFRYSNGTIYGRKETSPTQAFVSGTPISNNRDEFERLQRVLLDRLKGMAAAGGPNRKYAQGNGTASPGYGRFYGSAQCSPDLSEQDCDDCLTFGFQRIPSCCDAQTGLRWFCPSCNFRFETSRFYELEIDLEADPPAIQPPDDTPTSAAETERTGKGKGGSKVVIAIVVPIVLVALFAVLLCLVLKWKKNKSGNRVIVLGNSHLSGSVVEDEFLNTDSLVIDFEDLKAATTNFSSENELGRGGFGSVYMGVSSHGQEIAVKRLSGNSGQGDIEFKNEILLLAKLQHRNLVRLLGFCIHGQERLLVYEFIKNASLDHFIFGKFFLLFFFCSIIFFLLCVDLCAVADLEKRQLLDWGVRYKMIRGVARGLLYLHEDSRFRIIHRDLKASNILLDQELIPKIADFGLAKLFDTGQNTTHRFTNRIAGTYGYMAPEYALYGQFSVKTDVFSFGVLVIEIITGKRSNNGGSNDDEDSENLLTWVWRSWREDIIKSVIDPSLSTGSTNEILRCIHIGLLCVQESAATRPTMASVALMLNSDSFTLPTPSWPAFVLESVMPQNVSSSSTEELQMSSNDVTISELCPR, translated from the exons ATGCggatagaagaaaaaaaagctttgacccaaaaaaaaaaagagcttcaATCTTCCATGGAATGCGTCAGAGTCATCGTCTTCTTTGCTTGTGTCCTAACGTTTGTTCCATTTCACGCCTTAGCTCAGGTAGACATCTATGTGTTTGGTCCAAAACACATCTGTTCAAATCGAGGCAACTTCACGGTCAACAGCACTTTTGCCGGAAACCTCAACCGCCTcatctcctctctctcctcactAACATCCCAACCTTACGGCTTCTACAACCTCACCTCTGGATCTGGAGAAAGTGCTTACGCCATTGGTCTCTGTAGAAGAGAAGTCAAAAGAGATGCTTGTCTCAGCTGTATTCAGACAGCTGGCACAAACCTCACCGAGCAGTGCCAGCGGTCAAAACAAGCTGTTATTTATTTCACGCACTGCATGTTTCGTTACTCGAACGGAACAATCTACGGAAGAAAAGAGACGAGCCCGACACAGGCTTTTGTTTCCGGTACACCTATATCAAACAACAGAGATGAGTTTGAGCGTCTGCAGAGAGTACTGTTGGATAGGCTCAAAGGAATGGCGGCGGCGGGTGGGCCGAATAGGAAATACGCTCAAGGGAACGGTACAGCTTCGCCCGGGTACGGGAGATTCTACGGAAGCGCGCAGTGTTCGCCGGATCTGTCTGAACAGGATTGTGATGACTGTCTGACTTTTGGGTTTCAGCGTATCCCAAGCTGTTGCGATGCTCAGACTGGGCTTAGGTGGTTTTGTCCTAGCTGTAACTTCCGGTTTGAGACGTCGCGATTCTATGAGCTTGAAATCGACCTAGAGGCTGATCCGCCTGCTATTCAGCCTCCTGATGATACACCAACATCAGCTGCAGAAACTGAGAGAACAG GAAAGGGCAAAGGTGGATCTAAAGTCGTTATTGCCATAGTTGTTCCAATAGTTCTTGTTGCGTTATTTGCGGTTTTGCTATGCTTGGTCTTGAAGTGGAAGAAGAACAAGTCTGGAAATAGAGTCATAG TTCTTGGGAATTCGCATTTGTCGGGATCAGTTGTCGAGGATGAGTTCTTGAATACAGATTCTCTTGTAATTGACTTTGAAGATCTAAAGGCCGCAACAACTAATTTTTCTTCTGAAAACGAACTTGGACGTGGTGGGTTTGGTTCAGTTTATATG GGTGTGTCCTCTCATGGGCAAGAAATCGCGGTGAAAAGACTATCAGGAAATTCTGGACAAGGGGACATCGAATTCAAGAACGAAATCTTACTACTAGCAAAGCTTCAACATAGGAACTTGGTCAGGCTTCTAGGTTTCTGCATACATGGACAAGAAAGACTCCTTGTTTATGAGTTCATCAAGAATGCTAGTCTTGACCATTTCATCTTTGGTAAATtttttctcctcttttttttttgctcaattattttttttttgctctgtGTTGATCTCTGCGCCGTTGCAGATCTTGAGAAGCGTCAACTTTTGGATTGGGGAGTGCGATACAAAATGATCAGAGGAGTTGCTAGAGGACTTCTTTATCTTCATGAAGACTCTCGTTTCCGGATCATTCATCGTGATCTTAAAGCTAGCAACATTCTTTTGGACCAAGAACTGATTCCGAAAATCGCAGATTTTGGATTAGCTAAACTCTTTGACACAGGCCAAAACACTACACATCGATTCACAAACAGAATTGCAGGAACTTA CGGGTATATGGCTCCGGAATACGCCTTGTATGGACAGTTCTCAGTCAAAACAGACGTTTTCAGCTTCGGTGTATTAGTCATTGAGATCATTACAGGTAAGAGAAGCAACAATGGTGGATCTAACGATGATGAAGATTCGGAAAATCTTCTTACGTGG gtATGGAGAAGTTGGAGAGAAGACATTATCAAAAGTGTGATCGATCCGAGTTTAAGCACGGGATCAACAAACGAGATCTTGAGATGCATACACATTGGTCTGCTATGTGTTCAAGAGAGTGCAGCGACTAGACCAACAATGGCTTCGGTTGCTCTAATGCTCAACAGCGATTCGTTTACTCTCCCGACACCTTCATGGCCTGCGTTTGTATTAGAGAGTGTGATGCCTCagaatgtttcttcttcttcgactgAAGAGTTACAAATGTCGTCGAATGATGTCACTATTTCTGAGTTATGTCCTCGTTAG
- the LOC106420872 gene encoding subtilisin-like protease SBT3.1: protein MFLPLRLLFVTIAFAFLANVTSAGPPEADFIGGPGQGGGAPDPARVEEPPVVVPFVPKSPVYIIYLGATKHDDPKLVAQSHLEILKSVLGSEEAAKSSMIYNYQYGFSGFAAKLKPAEAQKLKNHPEVITLVINRKLVMQTTRTWDYLGLFSTPASSKGLLQGSNMGSGAIIGVIDSGIWSESGVFDDNGYGPTPKQWKGQCVSGDQFKAEDCNKKLIGAKYYMDGLNADLATSINSSTEHISPRDHNGHGTQVSSTVAGSFLSNLTFSGLSAGSIMRGAAPKAHIAMYKACWDVQGGMCSVADVWKAFDEAINDGVDVLSVSIGGLSKVRSLDVEVDIAIPALHAVNKGITVVSPAGNGGPRGTTVINISPWIITVAATTLDRSLSAFITLDNNQTFMGQSMYTGPELGFTDVMFSEDQSSVATVKGKVVMYFEKEKPMPGPEILQRNGAVGVIYVRTPSSRLECPANFPCIYIDIDIGSKIYFHMETTSSPKVKISPFKAVIGESVASTVGGSSSRGPSSFSPAILKPDIAAPGLNLLTPRIPTDEDTSEFAYSGTSMATPVIAGIVALLKISHPTWSPAAIKSAIVTTARSTDPYGEPLTAEGTTPKIADAFDYGGGLVDMEKATNPGLVYDMDMNDYVHYLCSAALYTDKRVSALTGNVTTKCPSSSSSILDINVPSITIPDLKGNVKVITRTVTNVGPVDSVYKPVIKAPLGFDVKVSPEELVFNKGTSKAAFTVSVSSGSYKVNTGFFFGSLTWSDGLHNVTIPVSVRTSFIDNFYL, encoded by the exons ATGTTTCTTCCTTTAAGATTGCTTTTTGTTACAATAGCATTTGCTTTTCTTGCAAACGTAACATCAGCTGGCCCCCCCGAAGCCGACTTTATCGGCGGTCCCGGGCAGGGAGGAGGC GCACCTGATCCCGCTAGAGTAGAGGAACCCCCGGTGGTGGTGCCTTTCGTCCCCAAGTCTCCG GTTTATATCATTTACTTGGGTGCCACGAAACACGATGATCCCAAGTTGGTGGCTCAATCGCATCTTGAAATCTTGAAATCGGTTCTTGGAAG CGAAGAAGCCGCCAAAAGCTCAATGATCTATAACTATCAATATGGATTTTCTGGCTTTGCAGCCAAGCTCAAACCAGCCGAGGCACAGAAACTGAAAA ATCATCCTGAAGTTATTACTCTTGTGATAAACCGAAAACTTGTGATGCAAACAACACGGACATGGGATTACTTAGGTCTTTTTTCAACTCCAGCTTCATCTAAAGGTCTTCTACAAGGGTCCAACATGGGTAGTGGTGCTATTATTGGCGTTATTGACTCTG GCATATGGTCAGAATCAGGGGTTTTTGATGACAATGGATATGGACCGACACCGAAACAATGGAAAGGACAATGCGTATCCGGGGACCAGTTCAAAGCTGAAGATTGCAACAAGAAGCTTATTGGTGCTAAGTACTACATGGATGGTCTTAATGCTGATCTCGCAACAAGTATCAACAGCAGCACAGAACATATATCTCCTAGAGATCACAATGGCCACGGGACACAAGTTTCCTCAACGGTGGCTGGTTCTTTCCTTTCTAACTTGACTTTCTCAGGCCTCTCAGCTGGGTCAATCATGAGAGGTGCTGCTCCTAAGGCGCATATAGCCATGTATAAAGCATGTTGGGACGTGCAAGGAGGGATGTGTTCGGTTGCTGATGTCTGGaaagcttttgatgaagctaTTAATGACGGTGTTGATGTTTTGTCGGTTTCTATCGGTGGCTTATCAAAAGTCAGGTCTCTTGACGTTGAAGTTGACATCGCGATTCCAGCGTTACACGCTGTGAACAAAGGCATCACTGTTGTTTCTCCAGCTGGTAATGGAGGACCACGCGGTACTACGGTTATTAACATTTCTCCATGGATAATAACTGTAGCTGCGACCACCCTTGACCGTTCTTTATCCGCATTTATCACACTCGACAACAATCAAACGTTCATG GGTCAGAGTATGTACACAGGACCGGAACTTGGCTTCACTGATGTGATGTTTAGTGAAGATCAGTCTAGTGTTGCTACAGTAAAGGGCAAAGTGGTGATGTACTTCGAAAAAGAGAAGCCGATGCCTGGACCAGAGATTCTTCAGAGGAATGGTGCTGTTGGTGTAATATATGTGAGAACCCCTAGTAGTCGTTTGGAATGTCCTGCAAACTTTCCATGTATCTACATTGATATCGACATTGGTTCCAAGATTTATTTCCACATGGAAACTACGAG CTCACCAAAGGTTAAGATAAGCCCATTCAAGGCAGTAATTGGTGAAAGTGTAGCAAGTACCGTTGGAGGTTCATCTTCCAGAGGGCCTAGTTCATTTTCACCTGCCATTCTTAAG CCGGATATAGCAGCACCTGGTTTGAACTTACTAACACCTAGAATACCGACAGACGAAGATACTAGTGAGTTCGCCTACTCGGGAACATCAATGGCAACTCCTGTTATTGCTGGAATCGTAGCACTCCTCAAGATTTCACATCCTACTTGGTCTCCTGCTGCAATCAAGTCAGCTATTGTCACAAcag CCAGGAGCACCGATCCATACGGTGAGCCTCTAACCGCAGAGGGAACCACACCAAAGATAGCCGATGCATTTGACTACGGGGGAGGTCTTGTGGATATGGAGAAAGCCACAAATCCGGGTCTTGTTTACGACATGGACATGAATGATTACGTACATTACTTATGTTCCGCAGCTCTCTACACGGACAAGAGAGTTTCTGCTCTAACCGGAAACGTCACTACCAAGTGTCCGAGCTCAAGTTCATCGATTCTTGATATCAACGTACCTTCTATTACCATTCCAGACCTCAAGGGAAACGTCAAAGTGATTACCCGAACCGTGACCAACGTTGGACCTGTGGACTCGGTTTACAAGCCCGTGATCAAGGCTCCTCTTGGATTCGACGTAAAGGTTTCACCGGAGGAGCTAGTGTTTAACAAAGGAACCAGCAAGGCTGCGTTTACGGTGAGTGTGTCATCAGGCTCATACAAAGTGAACACTGGCTTTTTCTTTGGGAGTTTGACTTGGAGTGATGGACTACACAATGTCACAATCCCAGTTTCTGTGAGGACAAGTTTCATCGATAACTTTTACCTGTAA
- the LOC106420972 gene encoding subtilisin-like protease SBT3.12: MGFVKGSSKAFLIIGFLFLLDCVFAQECTTEEPKVYVVHLGAKQHDDPELILASHQKMLESVFNSSEAAKESIVYNYRHGFSGFAARLTSSQAKKLKDRPDVFSVASNRKLTLQTTRTFDYLGLSPNQPSGILHDSNMGSELVIGIIDSGIWPESAGFSDEGLGPIPKHWKGKCVAGREFDPAKHCNKKIVGARYYTNRFTEKTGKNISPDEYLSPRGLVSHGTECASIAAGAFVPDVSYNGLAPGLMRGAAPKARIAVYKVVFDSEEVGSGVSDCTMAIDDAINDGVDVISISLGPNGPPYHTYTTVGEDSELGSFHAVMKGIPVVMAGSNSGPGAYTVSNGAPWMFTVGASTIDRSFYVDVTLGNNLTIPCQALYTGDEVSAKLIYVEDWQTDTSDRKGKISLTFLKDDSDILFAVNTLGGAGAIIARGSDYSTEIFFEKPGIATNYEVGSKILQYIRSTSSPTVRISRGKTFVGRPKQTTVAAFSGRGPNPSAPAILKPDIVAPGALILSADITDGYFTGFAISQGTSFSAPAVAGIVLLLKSLHPDWSPAALKSAIMTTAWKTDPFGDPIYSESMPRKLADPFDYGGGLVNPQRARDPGLVYDLNLDDYIHFFCASGYNDTSIALLTGKDAKCPSPLPYILDFNYPAITIPELKDEVTVSRTVTNVGPVDSVYRAVIEPPRGVKIAVEPETLVFNSSSKILGFKVRVTTSHKSNMPVYLFGSFTWTDGTRNVTIPLSVRTRV; encoded by the exons ATGGGGTTTGTGAAGGGAAGTTCGAAAGCATTTCTCATCATTGGATTCTTGTTCCTTCTAGATTGCGTATTTGCTCAAGAATGCACCACTGAGGAGCCAAAG GTTTATGTAGTGCATTTAGGCGCGAAGCAACACGATGATCCTGAGTTGATCTTAGCATCGCACCAGAAGATGTTGGAATCAGTTTTTAATAG CTCGGAAGCTGCTAAAGAGTCCATCGTCTACAACTATCGCCATGGGTTTTCAGGGTTTGCTGCCAGACTTACATCGTCACAAGCTAAGAAACTTAAAG ACCGTCCAGATGTTTTCAGTGTGGCATCAAACCGAAAGCTTACGTTGCAGACCACTAGGACTTTCGACTACTTGGGACTTTCGCCGAATCAGCCCAGTGGAATTCTCCATGACAGCAACATGGGAAGTGAACTTGTCATTGGCATTATCGACTCAGGAATATGGCCGGAGTCGGCGGGTTTTAGCGACGAAGGGCTTGGACCGATACCTAAACATTGGAAGGGGAAGTGTGTAGCCGGAAGGGAATTTGACCCAGCAAAGCATTGCAACAAGAAGATAGTAGGAGCAAGGTACTACACAAATCGCTTTACTGAGAAAACTGGGAAAAATATCAGCCCTGATGAGTATCTGTCCCCTAGAGGTTTGGTATCACACGGAACAGAATGCGCTTCAATTGCAGCCGGCGCATTCGTTCCTGACGTGTCATATAATGGTCTTGCACCTGGACTCATGAGAGGCGCTGCTCCAAAGGCACGTATAGCTGTCTACAAGGTTGTCTTCGATTCAGAGGAAGTGGGTTCTGGCGTTTCAGATTGTACCATGGCAATCGATGATGCCATCAATGATGGCGTTGATGTAATATCGATTTCACTCGGCCCAAATGGACCTCCTTACCATACATATACCACAGTTGGGGAAGATTCTGAGCTTGGTTCCTTCCACGCGGTGATGAAGGGAATACCTGTTGTTATGGCTGGTTCTAATTCCGGCCCAGGTGCTTACACTGTGAGTAATGGAGCTCCCTGGATGTTCACTGTTGGTGCAAGTACCATTGACCGTAGCTTTTATGTAGACGTGACTCTTGGCAATAACCTAACCATACCT TGTCAAGCTTTGTATACGGGTGACGAAGTATCTGCTAAATTAATTTACGTAGAAGACTGGCAGACCGACACTTCTGATCGAAAGGGAAAAATTTCCCTAACGTTTTTGAAAGACGATTCGGATATTTTGTTTGCTGTGAACACCCTCGGTGGCGCTGGTGCGATCATTGCACGAGGTTCGGATTATTCCACTGAGATTTTTTTTGAGAAGCCAGGCATTGCCACAAACTATGAAGTCGGAAGTAAGATTCTACAATACATCCGCTCCACAag TTCGCCAACGGTTAGAATAAGTAGAGGTAAAACGTTCGTGGGACGTCCAAAACAAACTACAGTAGCAGCATTCTCTGGTAGAGGGCCTAATCCAAGCGCTCCAGCTATTCTCaag CCTGATATCGTAGCCCCCGGTGCGTTGATTTTATCAGCTGACATTACAGACGGTTATTTCACAGGATTCGCCATAAGTCAAGGAACATCCTTTTCCGCTCCTGCTGTTGCCGGAATCGTCCTACTACTCAAATCTCTACACCCTGACTGGTCTCCTGCCGCTTTAAAATCCGCTATCATGACTACAG cgTGGAAGACTGATCCATTTGGAGATCCAATCTATTCGGAATCAATGCCAAGGAAGCTGGCAGATCCTTTTGACTACGGTGGTGGACTAGTGAACCCGCAGAGAGCCAGAGATCCAGGACTAGTTTACGACCTGAACCTCGACGATTACATCCACTTTTTCTGCGCCTCTGGCTACAACGACACATCAATAGCTTTACTCACCGGGAAAGATGCTAAATGCCCGTCTCCCTTACCTTATATTCTCGACTTTAACTATCCAGCCATCACGATTCCTGAGCTTAAAGATGAAGTGACCGTCTCCAGAACGGTGACTAACGTTGGACCTGTTGATTCGGTTTATAGAGCCGTGATCGAGCCTCCGAGAGGTGTCAAGATTGCTGTTGAACCGGAGACTCTGGTGTTCAACTCGAGCTCGAAGATACTTGGGTTCAAAGTTAGGGTCACGACGAGTCATAAGAGTAACATGCCGGTTTACTTATTTGGTAGCTTCACGTGGACTGATGGTACACGAAACGTTACCATTCCTTTGTCTGTAAGGACTCGGGTTTGA
- the LOC106420970 gene encoding cysteine-rich receptor-like protein kinase 29 isoform X2: protein MRIEEKKALTQKKKELQSSMECVRVIVFFACVLTFVPFHALAQVDIYVFGPKHICSNRGNFTVNSTFAGNLNRLISSLSSLTSQPYGFYNLTSGSGESAYAIGLCRREVKRDACLSCIQTAGTNLTEQCQRSKQAVIYFTHCMFRYSNGTIYGRKETSPTQAFVSGTPISNNRDEFERLQRVLLDRLKGMAAAGGPNRKYAQGNGTASPGYGRFYGSAQCSPDLSEQDCDDCLTFGFQRIPSCCDAQTGLRWFCPSCNFRFETSRFYELEIDLEADPPAIQPPDDTPTSAAETERTGKGKGGSKVVIAIVVPIVLVALFAVLLCLVLKWKKNKSGNRVIVLGNSHLSGSVVEDEFLNTDSLVIDFEDLKAATTNFSSENELGRGGFGSVYMGVSSHGQEIAVKRLSGNSGQGDIEFKNEILLLAKLQHRNLVRLLGFCIHGQERLLVYEFIKNASLDHFIFDLEKRQLLDWGVRYKMIRGVARGLLYLHEDSRFRIIHRDLKASNILLDQELIPKIADFGLAKLFDTGQNTTHRFTNRIAGTYGYMAPEYALYGQFSVKTDVFSFGVLVIEIITGKRSNNGGSNDDEDSENLLTWVWRSWREDIIKSVIDPSLSTGSTNEILRCIHIGLLCVQESAATRPTMASVALMLNSDSFTLPTPSWPAFVLESVMPQNVSSSSTEELQMSSNDVTISELCPR, encoded by the exons ATGCggatagaagaaaaaaaagctttgacccaaaaaaaaaaagagcttcaATCTTCCATGGAATGCGTCAGAGTCATCGTCTTCTTTGCTTGTGTCCTAACGTTTGTTCCATTTCACGCCTTAGCTCAGGTAGACATCTATGTGTTTGGTCCAAAACACATCTGTTCAAATCGAGGCAACTTCACGGTCAACAGCACTTTTGCCGGAAACCTCAACCGCCTcatctcctctctctcctcactAACATCCCAACCTTACGGCTTCTACAACCTCACCTCTGGATCTGGAGAAAGTGCTTACGCCATTGGTCTCTGTAGAAGAGAAGTCAAAAGAGATGCTTGTCTCAGCTGTATTCAGACAGCTGGCACAAACCTCACCGAGCAGTGCCAGCGGTCAAAACAAGCTGTTATTTATTTCACGCACTGCATGTTTCGTTACTCGAACGGAACAATCTACGGAAGAAAAGAGACGAGCCCGACACAGGCTTTTGTTTCCGGTACACCTATATCAAACAACAGAGATGAGTTTGAGCGTCTGCAGAGAGTACTGTTGGATAGGCTCAAAGGAATGGCGGCGGCGGGTGGGCCGAATAGGAAATACGCTCAAGGGAACGGTACAGCTTCGCCCGGGTACGGGAGATTCTACGGAAGCGCGCAGTGTTCGCCGGATCTGTCTGAACAGGATTGTGATGACTGTCTGACTTTTGGGTTTCAGCGTATCCCAAGCTGTTGCGATGCTCAGACTGGGCTTAGGTGGTTTTGTCCTAGCTGTAACTTCCGGTTTGAGACGTCGCGATTCTATGAGCTTGAAATCGACCTAGAGGCTGATCCGCCTGCTATTCAGCCTCCTGATGATACACCAACATCAGCTGCAGAAACTGAGAGAACAG GAAAGGGCAAAGGTGGATCTAAAGTCGTTATTGCCATAGTTGTTCCAATAGTTCTTGTTGCGTTATTTGCGGTTTTGCTATGCTTGGTCTTGAAGTGGAAGAAGAACAAGTCTGGAAATAGAGTCATAG TTCTTGGGAATTCGCATTTGTCGGGATCAGTTGTCGAGGATGAGTTCTTGAATACAGATTCTCTTGTAATTGACTTTGAAGATCTAAAGGCCGCAACAACTAATTTTTCTTCTGAAAACGAACTTGGACGTGGTGGGTTTGGTTCAGTTTATATG GGTGTGTCCTCTCATGGGCAAGAAATCGCGGTGAAAAGACTATCAGGAAATTCTGGACAAGGGGACATCGAATTCAAGAACGAAATCTTACTACTAGCAAAGCTTCAACATAGGAACTTGGTCAGGCTTCTAGGTTTCTGCATACATGGACAAGAAAGACTCCTTGTTTATGAGTTCATCAAGAATGCTAGTCTTGACCATTTCATCTTTG ATCTTGAGAAGCGTCAACTTTTGGATTGGGGAGTGCGATACAAAATGATCAGAGGAGTTGCTAGAGGACTTCTTTATCTTCATGAAGACTCTCGTTTCCGGATCATTCATCGTGATCTTAAAGCTAGCAACATTCTTTTGGACCAAGAACTGATTCCGAAAATCGCAGATTTTGGATTAGCTAAACTCTTTGACACAGGCCAAAACACTACACATCGATTCACAAACAGAATTGCAGGAACTTA CGGGTATATGGCTCCGGAATACGCCTTGTATGGACAGTTCTCAGTCAAAACAGACGTTTTCAGCTTCGGTGTATTAGTCATTGAGATCATTACAGGTAAGAGAAGCAACAATGGTGGATCTAACGATGATGAAGATTCGGAAAATCTTCTTACGTGG gtATGGAGAAGTTGGAGAGAAGACATTATCAAAAGTGTGATCGATCCGAGTTTAAGCACGGGATCAACAAACGAGATCTTGAGATGCATACACATTGGTCTGCTATGTGTTCAAGAGAGTGCAGCGACTAGACCAACAATGGCTTCGGTTGCTCTAATGCTCAACAGCGATTCGTTTACTCTCCCGACACCTTCATGGCCTGCGTTTGTATTAGAGAGTGTGATGCCTCagaatgtttcttcttcttcgactgAAGAGTTACAAATGTCGTCGAATGATGTCACTATTTCTGAGTTATGTCCTCGTTAG